From the genome of Gracilibacillus salitolerans, one region includes:
- a CDS encoding glycoside hydrolase family 31 protein, whose amino-acid sequence MDSVFTVQGNRLIREFDGEKVWIEPWGENSLRVRSTYLSSMTEEDWALLPQSNINTNITVEEDRAIIENGKIRAVISEGGAGKVTFYNQKGEILLQEYVRNRKNLKEFTSALKIDAREFKANLGGDFQLTQRFESDPNEKLYGMGQYQQPFLDLKNCTLELAHRNSQASVPFALSSLGYGFLWNNPAIGQVTFGKNVTEWVANSTKQLDFWITAGDSPAEIEEAYARATGTVPMMPDYGMGFWQCKLRYQTQEELLEVAREYKRRELPIDVIVIDYFHWPTQGDWKFDSDYWPDPEAMVKELEEMGIELMVSVWPTVDKKSENYQEMLQKGYLTRTEKGIRITHDFLGNTVYFDTTHPGAREFVWEKAKKNYYDKGIKLFWLDEAEPEYNVYDFENYRYHIGSNAQVGNIYPMMFSKAFYDGMAEEGQENIVNLVRCAWAGSQRYGALVWSGDIDSSFESLRNQFNTGLNMGLAGIPWWTTDIGGFQGAYTEDPDFRECMIRWFQYGAFCPVFRLHGDREPHSEPLGSSGGGICPSGADNEVWSYGEEAYHIFKKYMLMRERLRPYIKELMKEAHEKGTPLMRPLFYDFYSDQRAWNVEDSYMFGPDLLVAPVLYEGKRSRNVYLPEGATWTNAHTGEVFDGGQQVECDASLDTIPLFLKDDAKLPIKE is encoded by the coding sequence ATGGACAGTGTATTTACAGTACAAGGAAATCGACTTATACGGGAATTTGATGGTGAGAAAGTATGGATTGAACCATGGGGAGAAAATAGTCTAAGAGTACGGTCTACTTATTTATCCTCCATGACCGAAGAGGATTGGGCGTTATTGCCGCAGTCAAATATAAATACAAATATTACAGTAGAAGAAGACCGTGCCATCATAGAAAACGGCAAAATTCGTGCGGTTATTTCAGAGGGAGGTGCAGGTAAAGTCACCTTTTATAATCAGAAAGGTGAGATTTTGCTTCAAGAATATGTACGGAATCGTAAAAATTTAAAAGAATTCACAAGTGCATTGAAAATAGATGCCAGAGAATTCAAAGCAAATCTTGGCGGGGATTTTCAGTTAACACAAAGGTTCGAATCAGATCCAAATGAAAAACTATATGGGATGGGGCAATATCAGCAGCCGTTTTTGGATTTGAAAAACTGTACATTAGAGTTGGCGCATCGTAACTCACAAGCAAGTGTACCTTTTGCTCTCTCCAGTTTAGGGTACGGTTTCCTCTGGAATAATCCAGCAATTGGACAGGTTACCTTTGGCAAAAATGTAACGGAGTGGGTGGCTAATTCCACTAAACAACTTGATTTTTGGATTACTGCTGGCGACTCACCAGCAGAAATTGAAGAAGCTTATGCAAGAGCAACTGGTACTGTTCCCATGATGCCTGACTATGGAATGGGCTTTTGGCAATGTAAACTCCGATATCAAACACAAGAGGAGTTATTGGAAGTTGCTCGTGAATATAAAAGGAGAGAGCTACCAATTGATGTAATTGTAATTGATTATTTCCATTGGCCAACACAAGGTGATTGGAAATTCGATTCAGATTATTGGCCGGACCCAGAAGCGATGGTAAAAGAGTTAGAAGAAATGGGTATCGAGTTAATGGTTTCGGTCTGGCCAACAGTTGACAAAAAAAGTGAAAACTATCAGGAAATGTTACAGAAAGGTTATTTGACGAGAACGGAGAAAGGTATACGTATTACTCATGATTTCTTAGGGAATACCGTTTATTTTGATACCACCCACCCTGGTGCTAGAGAATTTGTTTGGGAAAAGGCAAAGAAAAATTATTATGACAAGGGTATTAAATTATTTTGGTTAGATGAGGCAGAACCGGAGTATAACGTGTATGACTTTGAGAATTATCGTTATCATATTGGTTCCAATGCACAAGTTGGCAATATCTATCCGATGATGTTTTCTAAGGCATTTTATGATGGAATGGCAGAAGAAGGACAAGAAAATATCGTAAATCTTGTACGCTGTGCTTGGGCAGGCAGTCAACGCTATGGTGCCCTAGTTTGGTCAGGGGATATTGATTCCAGTTTTGAATCATTAAGGAACCAATTTAATACGGGACTTAATATGGGATTAGCTGGTATACCGTGGTGGACTACTGACATTGGTGGATTTCAGGGGGCTTATACAGAAGATCCTGATTTTAGAGAATGTATGATTAGATGGTTTCAATATGGTGCATTTTGTCCAGTGTTCCGACTTCATGGAGATCGAGAACCTCATTCAGAGCCACTCGGATCAAGTGGTGGTGGTATTTGTCCAAGTGGTGCAGACAATGAAGTGTGGAGTTATGGAGAGGAAGCCTATCACATTTTTAAGAAATATATGTTGATGAGAGAACGACTTAGACCATATATCAAAGAATTGATGAAAGAAGCACATGAAAAAGGTACACCATTGATGAGACCACTGTTTTACGATTTTTATTCTGATCAACGAGCTTGGAATGTAGAGGACTCATATATGTTTGGGCCAGATTTGCTTGTGGCACCGGTATTATATGAAGGAAAGCGATCTAGAAATGTTTATTTACCAGAAGGTGCAACATGGACAAACGCACATACAGGTGAAGTGTTTGATGGTGGTCAACAGGTAGAATGTGATGCATCGCTTGATACGATTCCGTTATTTTTAAAAGATGATGCGAAATTACCTATAAAAGAATAG
- a CDS encoding ABC transporter substrate-binding protein, producing the protein MKNKIVVSLTLILFLVVLTACGNSEENTQQEENDGKQEILLWHYYTGSEEALNEILADYNESQDEVEVVAEYVPFDEMNRQLSVGTAGNTLPDVVIADTVNNVSMASMGILADITDYVEEWGEADQFLEGPFNSTIYEGKQYGLPLTTNSLGLFYNKKMLEEAGIEEPPTTWEELEETAAALTTDETKGFGLSAVRSEEATFQFYPFIYSAGGTYKELDSPEVAGTFDFLKNMFDQGYMSQDILTATQDDLTRMFIEENLAMMINGPWMIERIQENEDLDFGVTNIPKDQEFASVTGGDNISITETGNHEAAWDFITWLFEPEQNERFAMETGYYPTRSDVLNEADYWKNEEVVKEFIPIMEVAEARGPSPDWPGVSEEIQLAIQKILTDEQPVEDALSEATENIAEIEASE; encoded by the coding sequence ATGAAGAATAAAATAGTTGTTAGTTTAACTTTGATTTTATTTTTAGTTGTGTTAACTGCATGTGGAAATAGTGAGGAGAATACACAGCAAGAAGAGAATGATGGGAAACAGGAAATTTTATTATGGCATTACTACACTGGATCCGAAGAAGCGTTAAACGAAATTTTAGCAGATTATAATGAGTCTCAAGATGAAGTAGAAGTAGTAGCGGAATATGTCCCATTTGATGAGATGAATAGACAATTATCTGTGGGAACAGCTGGCAATACGTTACCTGATGTTGTTATTGCAGATACGGTCAACAATGTTTCGATGGCATCGATGGGAATTTTGGCTGATATTACAGACTATGTAGAAGAGTGGGGAGAAGCGGACCAATTCTTAGAAGGACCTTTTAATTCTACAATATATGAGGGCAAACAGTATGGGCTACCGCTCACTACAAATTCGTTAGGTTTATTCTACAATAAAAAAATGTTAGAAGAAGCTGGGATTGAAGAGCCTCCAACAACATGGGAGGAATTAGAAGAAACAGCAGCAGCTTTAACAACTGATGAAACTAAAGGATTTGGTTTATCTGCTGTCAGATCGGAAGAAGCAACCTTTCAATTCTATCCTTTCATTTATTCGGCGGGAGGAACCTACAAAGAATTGGATTCTCCGGAAGTGGCAGGTACTTTTGATTTCTTGAAAAACATGTTTGACCAAGGTTATATGAGTCAAGATATCTTAACCGCAACACAGGATGACCTGACACGCATGTTTATCGAAGAAAATTTAGCAATGATGATAAATGGCCCATGGATGATTGAACGAATTCAAGAAAATGAGGATTTAGATTTTGGTGTTACCAATATTCCAAAAGATCAAGAATTTGCTTCTGTTACAGGTGGAGATAATATTTCGATCACAGAAACTGGCAATCACGAGGCTGCCTGGGATTTTATAACATGGTTGTTTGAACCTGAGCAAAATGAAAGATTCGCAATGGAAACTGGTTATTATCCAACAAGATCGGATGTATTAAATGAAGCAGATTATTGGAAGAATGAAGAGGTTGTAAAAGAGTTCATTCCAATTATGGAAGTGGCTGAGGCTCGTGGACCTTCACCAGACTGGCCGGGCGTATCAGAAGAAATTCAACTGGCGATTCAAAAAATCTTAACAGATGAACAACCAGTAGAGGACGCCTTAAGTGAAGCAACTGAAAATATAGCAGAAATTGAAGCATCAGAGTAA
- a CDS encoding LacI family DNA-binding transcriptional regulator, which yields MKVTAKTIAKQLNMSTATVDRVLHNRGGVSPKTAKKVLDKAKELNYKPNKSASFLAKKKSIQVACVFPEYPEYFWEEIEGGIKTTLEDIKDYGFHVDILKTPHTIHKQVEVVENIIQSQKYDGLVICPTDGVPLAKIIESGINNDFPIFTFNNDSPSSKRISYVGADYNDAGRLAGELAVKLTGTSKKFAIITDEADTFQMKQKRRGFEAFALENKQVEFVKMLKLDNQHMDVSLQKIKQNILDVDGIYVACGALDEVAKIVKEIETDKPVLIGHDMSEAIYQQLQNDIVAATICQDPLYQGSLAIRLAFNYLMLEKYPEKQDNIVKLEIVTKGNAKYYLK from the coding sequence ATGAAGGTAACCGCAAAGACTATCGCTAAACAACTAAATATGTCAACAGCTACGGTAGATAGAGTATTACATAATAGAGGAGGTGTTAGTCCAAAGACTGCCAAGAAAGTATTGGACAAAGCAAAAGAGCTTAATTACAAGCCGAATAAATCAGCAAGTTTTTTAGCGAAAAAGAAATCGATACAAGTGGCTTGTGTTTTCCCTGAGTATCCAGAGTACTTTTGGGAAGAAATAGAAGGCGGGATCAAAACAACTCTCGAAGATATTAAGGATTATGGATTTCATGTAGATATCTTAAAAACTCCTCATACCATCCATAAACAGGTGGAGGTAGTAGAAAACATTATTCAGTCCCAAAAGTATGACGGACTTGTTATTTGCCCGACGGATGGTGTTCCGCTTGCAAAAATTATAGAATCAGGAATCAACAATGATTTTCCGATTTTTACATTCAACAATGATTCGCCATCAAGCAAGCGAATTTCGTACGTAGGGGCAGATTATAATGATGCAGGGAGATTAGCTGGAGAGTTAGCTGTCAAACTGACAGGTACATCAAAAAAATTCGCGATTATTACTGATGAAGCAGACACCTTCCAAATGAAACAAAAACGAAGAGGATTCGAAGCATTTGCTCTCGAAAACAAGCAAGTTGAATTTGTCAAAATGCTTAAATTGGATAATCAACATATGGATGTATCATTACAAAAAATAAAACAGAATATTTTGGATGTAGATGGTATCTATGTTGCATGCGGTGCATTAGACGAAGTTGCAAAAATAGTAAAAGAGATAGAGACAGATAAACCTGTCCTCATCGGTCATGATATGAGTGAAGCGATATATCAGCAATTACAGAATGATATTGTGGCAGCTACCATTTGCCAGGACCCCTTATACCAGGGGAGTTTAGCAATACGTTTAGCATTTAATTATTTGATGTTAGAAAAATATCCTGAGAAGCAAGATAACATTGTAAAGTTGGAAATTGTTACGAAAGGTAATGCCAAATATTATTTAAAATAA
- a CDS encoding TRAP transporter substrate-binding protein: MKRTILWFLFSLCIMLFVTGCNKQTHADEHVVLRFAYASNAQPVKDAMAKFGELVDEKTNGQVSVEYFPDGQLGGERELIELTQTGAIDITKVGGSALESFSDKYSVFGIPYLFDDIDHFNRVMENEEIMQPIYQSTQDLGFIGLTYYNSGQRSFYLTDGPVQTPEDIQGKKIRVMESETAIQMIELLGGTAVPLGSGEVYTSLQQGIIDGAENNEFALVTAGHGDVASYYSYDEHTRVPDIVIMSDNALKQLTEDQQQAVHEAAKESTEYEKQVWKEAVEAEKKEAEEEYGVTFNDVEKELFLEKVQPIHESFKQDETLSDLYEAIRNQSHHSEGE, encoded by the coding sequence ATGAAACGAACAATTTTATGGTTTCTATTTAGTCTCTGCATCATGCTTTTTGTAACCGGATGCAATAAACAAACACATGCAGATGAGCATGTCGTCTTACGCTTTGCTTATGCTAGTAATGCTCAGCCGGTGAAAGATGCTATGGCAAAGTTCGGAGAACTAGTAGATGAAAAGACAAATGGACAAGTAAGTGTGGAATATTTCCCTGATGGACAACTCGGCGGGGAACGTGAATTAATTGAATTAACTCAAACAGGGGCAATTGATATTACCAAGGTAGGCGGTTCTGCACTAGAGAGTTTTTCCGATAAGTATTCCGTCTTCGGCATCCCTTATCTTTTCGATGATATTGATCATTTCAACCGTGTCATGGAAAACGAAGAAATTATGCAACCGATTTATCAGTCTACTCAAGATTTAGGATTTATCGGATTGACCTACTATAACTCAGGCCAACGTAGTTTCTATTTAACGGATGGTCCTGTCCAAACACCAGAGGATATTCAAGGTAAGAAAATTCGTGTTATGGAAAGTGAAACCGCTATCCAAATGATCGAATTACTGGGTGGAACCGCGGTACCACTCGGAAGCGGTGAAGTATATACATCTTTACAACAAGGCATTATTGACGGCGCTGAGAACAATGAGTTTGCTCTTGTTACAGCAGGCCATGGAGATGTGGCTTCCTATTATTCCTACGATGAGCATACACGAGTGCCAGATATTGTGATTATGAGTGATAACGCACTAAAGCAACTAACCGAAGACCAACAACAAGCTGTACATGAAGCTGCTAAGGAATCCACCGAATATGAAAAACAAGTTTGGAAAGAAGCAGTGGAAGCAGAAAAAAAGGAAGCCGAAGAAGAATACGGTGTAACCTTCAATGACGTAGAGAAAGAGCTTTTTTTAGAGAAAGTGCAACCCATTCATGAATCGTTTAAACAAGATGAGACATTAAGTGACCTATATGAAGCGATTCGAAATCAAAGTCATCATTCAGAAGGAGAATAA
- a CDS encoding TRAP transporter small permease, with protein MNKTLRKYLDRTMETITCTLLMIMVAITSWQVISRYILNNPSSVTGEFLRFGLIWFSLLAGAYVVGKKSHIAITFLSNRIKSEPKKRILEIIVQISFILFAAMMIMGGFKAVSLTMAQISPSLNLPMGYVYLSLPVSGVAILLYCFINLMDLLDSKQLLQENS; from the coding sequence ATGAACAAGACGTTGCGAAAATATCTTGACCGTACGATGGAAACTATTACATGCACATTGCTAATGATAATGGTTGCTATCACGAGCTGGCAGGTGATCAGCCGATATATTTTGAACAATCCAAGCTCCGTAACAGGCGAATTTCTTCGATTTGGTTTAATCTGGTTCTCTTTATTAGCAGGCGCCTATGTCGTCGGCAAAAAAAGCCATATTGCGATAACTTTTCTTAGTAACAGGATAAAAAGTGAACCGAAAAAACGAATCTTGGAGATTATCGTGCAAATTAGCTTTATCCTCTTTGCTGCTATGATGATCATGGGAGGTTTTAAAGCTGTATCACTGACGATGGCACAAATTTCGCCATCACTTAATCTACCGATGGGATATGTGTATTTATCCCTTCCTGTTTCGGGAGTAGCCATCCTATTATATTGTTTCATTAATTTAATGGACCTACTCGATTCGAAACAATTACTACAAGAAAACTCTTAA
- a CDS encoding TRAP transporter large permease: MVAEASIMLVLVFAILLAVGIPIVICIAVASLATVLLMLPLDIAVFTAGQKMVSSLNSFSLIAVPFFILSGVIMNNGGIAHKLVEFAKLIVGRVPGSLAHTNIVGNALFGSISSSAIAASTAIGGVMVPLQEKEGYSRKFAAAVNIASAPSGMVIPPSTAFIIFSLISGGTSIAALFVGGYLIGILWAITIMAVAFTIARKRKYPIVQKSEIANINKKKIILDAIPSILLIFIIIGGILTGVFTAIEASAVCVVYALFLALVYYRTLTIKQLPEVLIKAVEMSGIVMLLIAASSLMSFAMAFTGIPDALSQFILGLSTNPLIILLLINIFLLIIGMFMDIAPAILIFTPIFLPIAEGIGIDPVHFGIFFILNLCVGTITPPVGTGLFVGSMVGKEKVENLIKPLMPFYVAMFVLLMVVTYVPEISLFLPNLLGL, from the coding sequence ATGGTTGCAGAAGCTAGCATTATGTTAGTTCTTGTTTTTGCTATATTACTAGCAGTCGGAATACCGATTGTTATATGTATTGCCGTAGCATCATTGGCCACTGTACTCTTGATGCTACCACTTGATATTGCAGTTTTTACTGCTGGACAGAAAATGGTGTCAAGCCTGAATAGTTTTTCATTAATTGCGGTACCTTTCTTTATTCTGTCAGGCGTTATTATGAATAATGGTGGGATCGCCCATAAATTAGTAGAATTCGCAAAACTGATAGTCGGCAGAGTACCAGGATCTTTAGCCCACACGAATATAGTAGGAAACGCTTTGTTTGGTTCGATTTCCAGTTCTGCTATTGCCGCTTCCACCGCAATTGGTGGAGTCATGGTACCCTTACAGGAAAAAGAGGGGTATAGTCGAAAATTCGCCGCAGCTGTCAATATCGCTTCTGCCCCATCAGGAATGGTAATACCTCCGAGTACTGCGTTTATTATCTTTTCGCTAATAAGTGGAGGTACATCGATTGCAGCATTGTTTGTCGGTGGATACTTAATTGGCATACTATGGGCGATAACGATTATGGCGGTTGCATTTACTATTGCTAGAAAACGAAAGTATCCAATTGTTCAAAAGTCTGAAATCGCAAACATAAATAAAAAGAAAATTATCTTAGACGCAATCCCTAGTATTCTCTTAATCTTCATTATTATCGGTGGGATTTTGACGGGAGTATTTACTGCAATTGAAGCTTCTGCTGTCTGTGTAGTTTATGCTTTATTTTTAGCACTTGTTTATTATCGAACGTTAACGATTAAGCAATTACCTGAAGTTTTAATCAAAGCTGTAGAAATGTCTGGTATTGTCATGTTACTCATCGCTGCATCTTCACTGATGTCGTTTGCAATGGCTTTCACCGGCATTCCTGATGCTCTGAGCCAGTTTATTCTCGGTTTATCTACTAATCCATTGATTATCTTGTTACTGATTAATATCTTCTTGTTGATTATTGGTATGTTCATGGACATTGCACCAGCCATTCTAATATTCACACCGATTTTCCTGCCAATCGCAGAAGGAATTGGTATTGACCCAGTACACTTTGGCATTTTCTTTATCTTAAACTTGTGTGTCGGTACGATTACACCACCTGTTGGAACCGGTTTATTTGTTGGATCGATGGTTGGAAAAGAAAAAGTCGAAAATTTGATCAAACCGTTAATGCCTTTCTATGTTGCCATGTTTGTTTTATTGATGGTTGTTACCTATGTTCCGGAAATTAGTTTATTCCTTCCTAATTTGTTAGGGTTGTAA
- a CDS encoding sensor histidine kinase family protein — protein sequence MTEIVTQYVTRISRLFSFILALLFGFLFVSVVLRPLYNLKQGDIGSGTHTMVTSRSKDEISSVKFERDEIEDIICALEITLSKKNQLDLAADRKKRFKKLYTSDKCH from the coding sequence ATGACAGAAATAGTGACGCAGTATGTAACACGTATCAGCAGACTATTCAGCTTTATCCTGGCATTATTATTCGGATTTTTATTTGTGAGCGTGGTACTTCGGCCATTGTACAACCTTAAGCAAGGGGATATTGGAAGTGGTACCCACACTATGGTTACGAGTCGATCAAAAGATGAAATTTCTTCTGTGAAATTTGAACGAGATGAGATAGAAGATATCATATGCGCACTAGAAATAACATTGTCAAAAAAAAATCAACTAGATTTAGCGGCGGATCGTAAAAAACGTTTCAAAAAATTATATACTTCAGATAAGTGTCATTAA
- a CDS encoding family 43 glycosylhydrolase, protein MIRQGPIIKGEWADPFILKDGEDYYLYPTKDSDGWLYEKFHVFHSTDLVNWDGPYLALDLNNVRWASSRAWAPAVNKYNGKYYMYFSAEAQIGVAESNSPLGPFRDLLGFPLIKKHQYDCQSIDADLFIDNNQPYLLWGQGKCWIVPLEEDMVTFKSEPKLLSKQIYESHGKDPDEFDIGIYNEGPHLQRLGDTYLLTWSNYDTRDPRYQICYATSQSIYGPYETPADNRVTLASKDVFGTGHASMTEYNGEWYLIYHRLIDPKKSLLRETCISRVDFIDGRPVVNVDKQIRYT, encoded by the coding sequence ATGATTAGGCAGGGACCAATTATAAAAGGTGAATGGGCCGACCCATTCATATTGAAGGATGGGGAAGATTATTATTTATATCCAACAAAAGATAGTGATGGTTGGTTATACGAAAAATTTCATGTATTTCATAGTACTGATTTAGTGAATTGGGATGGACCATACTTAGCTTTGGATTTGAATAATGTAAGATGGGCGAGTTCAAGGGCGTGGGCACCAGCTGTAAATAAGTACAATGGCAAATATTATATGTATTTTTCCGCTGAAGCACAAATAGGGGTAGCAGAATCTAACTCTCCCTTAGGTCCATTCCGAGATTTGCTTGGTTTTCCTTTAATTAAAAAGCATCAATACGATTGTCAAAGTATTGATGCTGACTTATTTATCGACAATAACCAACCATATTTATTATGGGGACAAGGTAAATGTTGGATCGTACCCTTAGAAGAAGATATGGTTACGTTTAAGTCTGAGCCAAAGCTATTATCCAAACAAATATATGAGAGCCATGGGAAAGACCCAGACGAATTTGATATTGGCATTTATAATGAAGGCCCACACTTGCAGAGATTGGGAGATACTTATTTACTAACTTGGAGTAATTATGATACACGTGATCCTAGATATCAAATTTGTTATGCGACAAGTCAAAGTATCTATGGTCCTTACGAAACTCCAGCAGATAATAGAGTGACACTTGCTTCAAAAGATGTTTTTGGAACTGGTCATGCTTCAATGACAGAATATAATGGGGAATGGTATTTAATATATCACCGGCTAATAGATCCCAAGAAGTCTTTATTGAGAGAGACTTGTATTAGTAGAGTGGATTTTATCGATGGCCGACCGGTTGTTAATGTGGATAAACAAATTAGATACACATAG
- a CDS encoding YesL family protein: protein MNSSRFMGLFIKVAEWVLRFTAVNLLWLIFNLPILFLMLNFLLITSVNHLIILGVTVIGLAPFIFFPATTAMFALIRKWTLGQDIPIIKPFLKYYKANYLKSMFGGGIICIVLLVLSIDYFYLRNYLSFSNPVFTLVLFMLINICIVFTLHFFSITVHLDMKLMTILKNSLLITLGKPILTLSLGVVSFLIIYISFEILTFMLPFFMGSLIAFSSYICFTSVYDKVQSVQESV from the coding sequence ATGAATTCTAGCCGATTTATGGGGCTATTTATTAAAGTCGCGGAATGGGTACTGAGGTTTACAGCTGTAAATTTATTATGGCTAATCTTTAATTTACCTATATTATTTTTGATGTTAAATTTTTTATTAATAACTAGTGTTAATCATCTAATAATTTTAGGTGTAACAGTAATAGGTCTCGCCCCTTTTATTTTCTTTCCAGCTACAACTGCCATGTTTGCGTTAATCCGGAAATGGACATTGGGACAAGATATCCCTATTATTAAACCATTTCTAAAGTATTATAAAGCGAATTATTTAAAGAGTATGTTTGGTGGGGGTATCATTTGCATAGTGTTGCTTGTGTTATCCATAGATTACTTTTATCTGAGAAATTATCTAAGCTTTAGTAATCCAGTTTTCACACTAGTTCTTTTTATGCTAATTAATATTTGTATAGTATTTACCCTACATTTTTTCTCTATAACTGTTCATCTGGATATGAAGTTAATGACCATTTTGAAAAATTCGCTATTAATTACTTTAGGGAAGCCTATTTTAACTCTCTCATTAGGAGTTGTTAGTTTTTTAATCATTTACATCAGTTTTGAAATCTTAACGTTTATGCTACCTTTTTTCATGGGATCGCTTATTGCTTTTAGCTCCTATATTTGTTTTACAAGTGTATATGACAAAGTTCAATCGGTTCAGGAAAGTGTGTGA
- a CDS encoding carbohydrate ABC transporter permease, protein MDLVGKKASISMNVKGKKLNITDMIILTILLVISILCLLPVIHIFALSFSSSSAASAGIVTVFPIDFTFAPYTQIIDDPYFFNSFFVSVKRVLLGGIVNFVLTVMMAFALSNEKSEFRSRNLYMWIIVFAFMFNGGLIPTYMVVQSTGLIDTLWALVLPTAVPIFNVIILMNFFRGLPRALKDAAIVDGSGPWRMLIQIYIPLALPAIATVTLFSIVMHWNSFFDGLIYMNKTENMPLQTYIQQLVIRPDEITSANKDEIMQKASSRTFNAAKIVVTMLPILVIYPFLQKYFVKGITLGSVKE, encoded by the coding sequence ATGGATCTTGTAGGAAAAAAAGCGAGTATATCAATGAATGTTAAAGGAAAAAAACTTAATATAACTGATATGATAATTCTAACAATTCTACTGGTAATATCCATTCTTTGTTTGCTACCAGTAATCCATATATTTGCTTTATCTTTTAGCAGTAGTTCTGCCGCCTCTGCAGGAATAGTTACAGTGTTTCCAATAGATTTTACGTTTGCGCCATATACACAAATAATTGATGATCCATATTTTTTTAATTCATTTTTTGTCTCTGTAAAGAGAGTATTACTTGGCGGAATTGTTAACTTTGTATTAACTGTAATGATGGCATTTGCTCTCTCTAATGAAAAATCAGAATTTCGAAGTCGAAATTTATATATGTGGATCATTGTTTTTGCTTTTATGTTTAATGGTGGTTTAATCCCAACGTATATGGTGGTACAGTCTACGGGTTTAATTGATACTTTATGGGCTTTGGTTCTTCCAACTGCCGTACCAATTTTTAATGTGATTATCTTAATGAACTTCTTTAGAGGGTTACCAAGGGCCTTAAAAGACGCTGCTATAGTTGATGGTTCTGGACCTTGGCGAATGCTTATTCAAATATATATACCTTTAGCACTTCCTGCAATTGCAACAGTAACTTTATTTAGCATTGTTATGCATTGGAATTCTTTCTTTGATGGATTGATCTATATGAATAAAACTGAAAATATGCCACTACAAACATATATTCAACAGTTAGTAATTCGTCCGGATGAAATTACCTCAGCCAATAAGGATGAGATAATGCAAAAAGCATCTAGTAGAACATTTAATGCTGCTAAGATAGTAGTTACTATGCTTCCAATTCTGGTGATCTATCCATTTCTTCAGAAGTACTTTGTAAAAGGTATTACATTAGGTTCTGTTAAAGAATAA